The Balaenoptera acutorostrata chromosome 15, mBalAcu1.1, whole genome shotgun sequence genome contains a region encoding:
- the PCIF1 gene encoding mRNA (2'-O-methyladenosine-N(6)-)-methyltransferase isoform X1 — translation MCRSGVGAEMANENHGSPREEASLLSHSPGTSNQSQPCSPKPIRLVQDLPEELVHAGWEKCWSRRENRPYYFNRFTNQSLWEMPVLGQHDVISDPLGLNATPLPQDSSLVETPPAENKPRKRQLSEEQPSGNGVKKPKIEIPMTPTGPSVPSSPSVPGTPTLKIWGTSPEDKQQAALLRPTEVYWDLDIQTNAVIKHRGPSEVLPPHPEVELLRSQLILKLRQHYRELCQQREGIEPPRESFNRWMLERKVVDKGSDPLLPSNCEPVVSPSMFREIMNDIPIRLSRIKFREEAKRLLFKYAEAARRLIESRSASPDSRKVVKWNVEDTFSWLRKDHSASKEDYMDRLEHLRRQCGPHVSAAAKDSVEGICSKIYHISLEYVKRIREKHLAILKENNIPEEVEAPEVEPRLVYCYPVRLAVSAPPMPSVEMHVENNVVCIRYKGEMVKVSRNYFSKLWLLYRYSCIDDSAFERFLPRVWCLLRRYQMMFGVGLYEGTGLQGSLPVHVFEALQRLFGVSFECFASPLNCYFRQYCSAFPDTDGYFGSRGPCLDFSPLSGSFEANPPFCEELMDAMVSHFEKLLESSPEPLSFIVFIPEWREPPTPALTRMEQSRFKRHQLVLPAFEHEYRSGSQHVCKKEEMHYKAVHSTAVLFLQNDPGFAKWGPTPERLQELSAAYRQSGRSHGSVGSSSSSSEAKDRDSGREQGPSREPHST, via the exons ATGTGCAG GTCCGGTGTGGGTGCTGAGATGGCCAATGAGAATCACGGCAGCCCCCGGGAGGAAGCATCCTTGTTGAGTCACTCCCCAGGCACCTCCAATCAGAGCCAGCCCTGTTCTCCAAAGCCCATCCGCCTGGTGCAGGACCTCCCAG AGGAGCTGGTGCACGCCGGTTGGGAGAAGTGCTGGAGCAGAAGGGAGAACCGTCCCTACTACTTCAACCGGTTCACCAACCAGTCCCTGTGGGAGATGCCCGTGCTGGGCCAGCACGATGTGATT TCGGACCCTTTGGGGCTGAATGCGACCCCCCTGCCCCAAGACTCAAGCTTGGTGGAAACCCCCCCGGCTGAGAACAAGCCCCGAAAGCGGCAGCTCTCGGAAGAGCAGCCCAGCGGCAATGGCGTGAAGAAGCCCAAG ATTGAAATCCCCATGACACCCACGGGCCCGTCAGTGCCCAGCTCCCCCAGCGTCCCAGGAACCCCAACCCTGAAGATTTGGGGGACATCCCCTGAAGACAAACAGCAGGCAGCTCTCCTCCGACCCACTGA GGTGTACTGGGATCTCGACATTCAGACCAACGCTGTCATCAAGCACCGGGGGCCATCAGAGGTGCTGCCTCCGCATCCCGAGGTGGAGCTGCTCCGTTCCCAGCTCATCCTGAAGCTTCGGCAGCACTACCGGGAGCTGTGCCAGCAGCGAGAGG GCATCGAGCCCCCCCGGGAATCCTTCAACCGCTGGATGTTGGAGCGCAAGGTCGTGGACAAAGGCTCTGATCCCCTGTTGCCGAGCAACTGCGAACCAGTCGTGTCACCTTCCATGTTTCGTGAAATCATGAATGACATTCCCATCAG GTTATCCCGAATCAAGTTCCGGGAGGAGGCCAAGCGTCTGCTCTTCAAATACGCAGAGGCTGCCAGGCGGCTCATCGAGTCCAG GAGTGCATCTCCCGACAGCAGGAAGGTGGTCAAGTGGAACGTGGAGGATACCTTCAGCTGGCTGCGGAAGGACCACTCCGCCTCCAAGGAGGACTATATG GATCGCCTGGAGCATCTACGGAGGCAGTGTGGCCCCCACGTCTCGGCCGCAGCCAAGGACTCCGTGGAAGGTATCTGCAGTAAGATCTACCACATCTCTCTGGAGTACGTCAAACGGATCCGAGAGAAGCACCTTGCCATTCTCAAGGAAAACAACATCCCAG AGGAGGTGGAGGCCCCCGAGGTGGAGCCCCGCCTGGTGTACTGCTACCCGGTACGGCTGGCCGTGTCTGCACCTCCCATGCCCAGCGTGGAAATGCACGTGGAGAATAACGTGGTCTGCATCCGGTATAAGGGCGAGATGGTCAAGGTCAGCCGCAACTACTTCAGCAAGCTG TGGCTCCTTTACCGCTACAGCTGCATCGACGATTCTGCCTTTGAGAGGTTCCTGCCCCGAGTCTGGTGTCTTCTCCGCCGGTACCAG ATGATGTTCGGCGTGGGCCTCTACGAGGGGACAGGCCTGCAGGGGTCGCTGCCCGTGCACGTCTTCGAGGCCCTCCAGCGACTTTTCGGTGTCAGCTTCGAGTGCTTCGCCTCACCCCTCAACTGCTACTTTCGCCAGTACTGCTCTGCCTTCCCCGACACGGACGGCTACTTTGGCTCCCGCGG gccctgcctggaCTTCTCCCCGCTGAGTGGTTCCTTCGAGGCCAACCCTCCGTTCTGCGAGGAGCTCATGGACGCCATGGTCTCTCACTTCGAG AAACTGCTCGAGAGCTCGCCAGAGCCCCTGTCCTTCATCGTGTTCATCCCCGAGTGGCGGGAACCGCCGACCCCAGCGCTCACCCGCATGGAGCAGAGCCGCTTCAAGCGCCACCAGCTGGTCCTGCCCGCCTTCGAGCACGAGTACCGCAGCGGCTCCCAGCACGTCTGCAAGAA GGAGGAAATGCACTACAAGGCCGTCCACAGCACGGCCGTGCTCTTCCTACAGAACGACCCTGGATTTGCCAAGTGGGGGCCAACGCCCGAGCGGCTGCAGGAGTTGAGCGCCGCCTACCGGCAGTCGGGCCGCAGCCATGGCTCTGTCGGCTCCTCGTCGTCCTCCTCGGAGGCCAAGGACCGGGACTCAGGCCGCGAGCAGGGCCCCAGCCGGGAGCCTCACTCCACTTAA
- the PCIF1 gene encoding mRNA (2'-O-methyladenosine-N(6)-)-methyltransferase isoform X2 has translation MANENHGSPREEASLLSHSPGTSNQSQPCSPKPIRLVQDLPEELVHAGWEKCWSRRENRPYYFNRFTNQSLWEMPVLGQHDVISDPLGLNATPLPQDSSLVETPPAENKPRKRQLSEEQPSGNGVKKPKIEIPMTPTGPSVPSSPSVPGTPTLKIWGTSPEDKQQAALLRPTEVYWDLDIQTNAVIKHRGPSEVLPPHPEVELLRSQLILKLRQHYRELCQQREGIEPPRESFNRWMLERKVVDKGSDPLLPSNCEPVVSPSMFREIMNDIPIRLSRIKFREEAKRLLFKYAEAARRLIESRSASPDSRKVVKWNVEDTFSWLRKDHSASKEDYMDRLEHLRRQCGPHVSAAAKDSVEGICSKIYHISLEYVKRIREKHLAILKENNIPEEVEAPEVEPRLVYCYPVRLAVSAPPMPSVEMHVENNVVCIRYKGEMVKVSRNYFSKLWLLYRYSCIDDSAFERFLPRVWCLLRRYQMMFGVGLYEGTGLQGSLPVHVFEALQRLFGVSFECFASPLNCYFRQYCSAFPDTDGYFGSRGPCLDFSPLSGSFEANPPFCEELMDAMVSHFEKLLESSPEPLSFIVFIPEWREPPTPALTRMEQSRFKRHQLVLPAFEHEYRSGSQHVCKKEEMHYKAVHSTAVLFLQNDPGFAKWGPTPERLQELSAAYRQSGRSHGSVGSSSSSSEAKDRDSGREQGPSREPHST, from the exons ATGGCCAATGAGAATCACGGCAGCCCCCGGGAGGAAGCATCCTTGTTGAGTCACTCCCCAGGCACCTCCAATCAGAGCCAGCCCTGTTCTCCAAAGCCCATCCGCCTGGTGCAGGACCTCCCAG AGGAGCTGGTGCACGCCGGTTGGGAGAAGTGCTGGAGCAGAAGGGAGAACCGTCCCTACTACTTCAACCGGTTCACCAACCAGTCCCTGTGGGAGATGCCCGTGCTGGGCCAGCACGATGTGATT TCGGACCCTTTGGGGCTGAATGCGACCCCCCTGCCCCAAGACTCAAGCTTGGTGGAAACCCCCCCGGCTGAGAACAAGCCCCGAAAGCGGCAGCTCTCGGAAGAGCAGCCCAGCGGCAATGGCGTGAAGAAGCCCAAG ATTGAAATCCCCATGACACCCACGGGCCCGTCAGTGCCCAGCTCCCCCAGCGTCCCAGGAACCCCAACCCTGAAGATTTGGGGGACATCCCCTGAAGACAAACAGCAGGCAGCTCTCCTCCGACCCACTGA GGTGTACTGGGATCTCGACATTCAGACCAACGCTGTCATCAAGCACCGGGGGCCATCAGAGGTGCTGCCTCCGCATCCCGAGGTGGAGCTGCTCCGTTCCCAGCTCATCCTGAAGCTTCGGCAGCACTACCGGGAGCTGTGCCAGCAGCGAGAGG GCATCGAGCCCCCCCGGGAATCCTTCAACCGCTGGATGTTGGAGCGCAAGGTCGTGGACAAAGGCTCTGATCCCCTGTTGCCGAGCAACTGCGAACCAGTCGTGTCACCTTCCATGTTTCGTGAAATCATGAATGACATTCCCATCAG GTTATCCCGAATCAAGTTCCGGGAGGAGGCCAAGCGTCTGCTCTTCAAATACGCAGAGGCTGCCAGGCGGCTCATCGAGTCCAG GAGTGCATCTCCCGACAGCAGGAAGGTGGTCAAGTGGAACGTGGAGGATACCTTCAGCTGGCTGCGGAAGGACCACTCCGCCTCCAAGGAGGACTATATG GATCGCCTGGAGCATCTACGGAGGCAGTGTGGCCCCCACGTCTCGGCCGCAGCCAAGGACTCCGTGGAAGGTATCTGCAGTAAGATCTACCACATCTCTCTGGAGTACGTCAAACGGATCCGAGAGAAGCACCTTGCCATTCTCAAGGAAAACAACATCCCAG AGGAGGTGGAGGCCCCCGAGGTGGAGCCCCGCCTGGTGTACTGCTACCCGGTACGGCTGGCCGTGTCTGCACCTCCCATGCCCAGCGTGGAAATGCACGTGGAGAATAACGTGGTCTGCATCCGGTATAAGGGCGAGATGGTCAAGGTCAGCCGCAACTACTTCAGCAAGCTG TGGCTCCTTTACCGCTACAGCTGCATCGACGATTCTGCCTTTGAGAGGTTCCTGCCCCGAGTCTGGTGTCTTCTCCGCCGGTACCAG ATGATGTTCGGCGTGGGCCTCTACGAGGGGACAGGCCTGCAGGGGTCGCTGCCCGTGCACGTCTTCGAGGCCCTCCAGCGACTTTTCGGTGTCAGCTTCGAGTGCTTCGCCTCACCCCTCAACTGCTACTTTCGCCAGTACTGCTCTGCCTTCCCCGACACGGACGGCTACTTTGGCTCCCGCGG gccctgcctggaCTTCTCCCCGCTGAGTGGTTCCTTCGAGGCCAACCCTCCGTTCTGCGAGGAGCTCATGGACGCCATGGTCTCTCACTTCGAG AAACTGCTCGAGAGCTCGCCAGAGCCCCTGTCCTTCATCGTGTTCATCCCCGAGTGGCGGGAACCGCCGACCCCAGCGCTCACCCGCATGGAGCAGAGCCGCTTCAAGCGCCACCAGCTGGTCCTGCCCGCCTTCGAGCACGAGTACCGCAGCGGCTCCCAGCACGTCTGCAAGAA GGAGGAAATGCACTACAAGGCCGTCCACAGCACGGCCGTGCTCTTCCTACAGAACGACCCTGGATTTGCCAAGTGGGGGCCAACGCCCGAGCGGCTGCAGGAGTTGAGCGCCGCCTACCGGCAGTCGGGCCGCAGCCATGGCTCTGTCGGCTCCTCGTCGTCCTCCTCGGAGGCCAAGGACCGGGACTCAGGCCGCGAGCAGGGCCCCAGCCGGGAGCCTCACTCCACTTAA